In one window of Petrotoga mexicana DSM 14811 DNA:
- a CDS encoding anthranilate synthase component I family protein, with translation MFTKKSVINQSILPIVEKISLENPDPTVIYKKIALNNPYSFILENLSINEKKYSLIGITPLKVVKLNYIAKKKTKLIFFEKGKTFFDESTDYISFLKEQLESIQYESILNIPDLFASFVGYFGYEIISIWEDIYHNEMDKDLKHGDLPLSILVFPRISLILDQSEKVGYLVNVVDSGSEEDIESRISLAKHENHQILKDLEKTSTQKEGEKNNDQVKLKIKHHTSKEEFVEKVEKTKNYINAGEAFQIVLSQRFSCKITQHPFEIYENLRKINPSPYMFYLNFPEATIIGSSPEMLVKVEGQRVITRPLAGTRKRGETPQADEAIEKELLSDEKERAEHIMLVDLARNDLGRVCKEGSVKVTKFFGIEKYSHVMHIYSQVEGLKKDYLNSLDVLKSLFPAGTVSGAPKIRAIEIIDELEDEPREIYAGVVGYIDTKGNLDTSIAIRTMVCKENEVRIQAGAGIVSYSIAENEYYETVNKAMAMFKSLEKGDC, from the coding sequence ATGTTTACAAAAAAGTCTGTAATAAATCAATCAATTTTACCAATTGTAGAAAAAATAAGCCTAGAAAATCCTGATCCGACGGTAATTTATAAAAAAATTGCTTTAAATAATCCATATTCGTTTATATTAGAAAATCTTTCGATCAACGAAAAAAAGTATTCCTTAATAGGAATCACTCCATTAAAAGTCGTGAAATTAAATTATATCGCCAAGAAAAAGACGAAACTTATTTTTTTTGAAAAAGGTAAAACTTTTTTTGATGAAAGTACAGATTACATATCTTTTTTAAAGGAACAGTTAGAAAGTATTCAGTATGAAAGTATTCTAAATATCCCAGATTTATTTGCAAGTTTTGTCGGATACTTCGGTTATGAAATTATTTCCATTTGGGAAGATATATACCATAATGAAATGGATAAAGATCTCAAACATGGAGATTTACCACTATCTATCTTAGTGTTTCCAAGAATCTCGTTGATATTAGATCAAAGTGAAAAAGTGGGGTATTTGGTAAATGTTGTTGATAGTGGATCAGAGGAAGATATAGAAAGTCGAATTTCTTTGGCTAAACATGAAAATCATCAGATATTAAAAGATTTAGAAAAAACTTCTACTCAAAAGGAAGGAGAAAAAAACAACGATCAAGTCAAATTGAAGATCAAACACCACACAAGTAAAGAAGAATTCGTCGAAAAAGTAGAAAAAACAAAAAATTATATAAACGCTGGTGAGGCTTTTCAAATCGTCTTATCTCAAAGGTTTTCTTGCAAAATAACGCAACATCCTTTTGAAATATATGAAAATCTAAGAAAGATAAACCCTTCACCTTACATGTTTTATCTTAATTTTCCAGAAGCAACCATTATTGGCTCTTCTCCAGAAATGCTCGTAAAAGTTGAAGGGCAAAGAGTAATCACCAGGCCCCTTGCTGGTACAAGAAAGAGAGGGGAAACTCCCCAAGCAGATGAAGCCATAGAAAAAGAACTCTTAAGTGATGAGAAAGAAAGAGCAGAACACATAATGCTGGTCGATCTTGCAAGGAACGATTTAGGCAGGGTATGTAAAGAAGGAAGTGTTAAGGTTACAAAATTTTTTGGAATTGAAAAATATTCACATGTGATGCACATCTATTCGCAAGTTGAAGGTTTAAAAAAGGATTATTTAAACTCACTTGATGTATTGAAATCTTTGTTCCCAGCGGGGACTGTATCAGGAGCACCAAAGATTAGGGCAATTGAAATAATTGATGAATTGGAAGACGAACCAAGAGAAATCTATGCCGGCGTTGTTGGATACATTGATACAAAGGGAAATTTAGATACAAGTATCGCAATCAGGACGATGGTGTGCAAAGAAAATGAAGTAAGGATACAAGCTGGTGCTGGTATAGTGTCTTATTCCATCGCTGAAAATGAGTATTATGAAACAGTCAACAAGGCAATGGCAATGTTCAAATCTTTAGAAAAGGGGGATTGTTGA
- a CDS encoding DegV family protein, translating into MKFKIVVDSCCDLTKEIKERFDISTVPLFIDVGDQHFIDDENLDREKLLEAMRNSTEVPKTASPGPKPFLNLYEKYENTFVVTLSKELSSSYQNAVLAKNILLEEAKDKFVKVFNSFSASVGETMIAYKIGELIEAKLGREEIIKKAEKYIEEMQTLFVLDSLDNLIKAGRMGKLKGQFASFLNIKPILAGTKEGTITLLDKARGSKNAIKKLVDKIGEVGNNLKDKVLGIAHCNALERAEYIKKEAANRYNFRDIIIVETAGISTVYANEGGVILAF; encoded by the coding sequence GTGAAGTTTAAAATAGTAGTTGACAGTTGTTGTGATTTAACAAAAGAAATTAAAGAAAGATTTGATATATCGACAGTTCCATTATTTATTGATGTTGGTGATCAGCATTTTATAGATGATGAGAATCTAGACCGTGAAAAACTACTGGAGGCGATGAGAAACTCTACCGAAGTTCCTAAAACCGCCAGTCCAGGTCCTAAGCCATTTCTAAATTTATACGAGAAATATGAAAATACCTTTGTAGTTACCTTATCTAAGGAGCTAAGTTCGAGTTATCAGAATGCGGTTCTCGCTAAGAATATTTTATTGGAAGAAGCTAAAGACAAATTCGTGAAAGTATTCAATTCTTTTAGCGCTTCTGTCGGTGAAACAATGATTGCTTACAAAATTGGTGAATTAATTGAAGCAAAACTCGGTAGGGAAGAAATAATAAAAAAAGCAGAAAAATATATAGAAGAGATGCAGACCTTATTTGTGCTTGATTCGCTAGATAACCTTATCAAAGCAGGACGTATGGGAAAATTGAAAGGTCAGTTTGCCTCTTTTTTGAATATAAAACCTATTCTGGCAGGTACTAAAGAAGGTACTATAACTTTATTGGATAAAGCACGAGGAAGCAAAAATGCGATTAAAAAGCTAGTTGATAAAATAGGAGAAGTGGGGAATAATTTGAAAGATAAAGTTTTAGGAATTGCTCATTGTAATGCTCTCGAGAGAGCCGAGTATATTAAAAAAGAGGCAGCTAATAGATATAATTTTAGAGACATAATTATTGTGGAAACTGCAGGGATAAGTACCGTTTATGCCAATGAAGGTGGAGTTATACTTGCTTTTTAA
- a CDS encoding Rpn family recombination-promoting nuclease/putative transposase yields MFKELFEDRTVFYDFLKAFLPKEITKQIKETDLKREQTELIGKDFSIKRSDIL; encoded by the coding sequence ATATTCAAAGAATTATTTGAAGACAGAACCGTATTCTATGACTTCCTAAAAGCCTTTCTACCAAAAGAAATCACAAAACAAATAAAAGAGACAGATTTAAAACGTGAACAAACTGAACTAATAGGCAAAGACTTCTCCATAAAAAGATCAGACATACTATAA
- the trpD gene encoding anthranilate phosphoribosyltransferase — protein MFNYYLQKVVKGENLSLDEMEQAMEMIMEGKVTHSQLSGFLVALHMKGETVEEITASAKVMKEKATPISIESDELMDTCGTGGDAKGTFNISTAVAFILAAAGVAVAKHGNRSVSSKSGSADVLESLGVNISLPPSSVERCLKEINIAFLFAQDFHKATKHAAVPRKELGIRTIFNVLGPLTNPANVKYQLMGIYDPNLVYPIAEVLNNLGVKRAMVVHGSEGIDEFSLSGKNKVAFLNEGKIEKLEISPEDLGLKKCSIQDIQGGSAEENRRIILNIFNGEMGPKRDVVVLNSAAGLYVANKVNSLEEGIIYAQEIIDSGKAMKKLEEMVEFTNFLSLQAKTS, from the coding sequence ATGTTTAATTACTATCTTCAAAAAGTTGTAAAAGGTGAAAATTTGAGTTTGGACGAGATGGAACAGGCTATGGAGATGATTATGGAAGGTAAAGTAACTCACAGTCAACTTTCTGGTTTTTTAGTTGCTCTGCATATGAAAGGAGAAACGGTGGAAGAAATCACAGCAAGTGCAAAAGTTATGAAAGAAAAAGCAACACCAATAAGTATTGAAAGCGACGAACTTATGGATACATGTGGAACAGGTGGAGATGCTAAGGGGACCTTCAACATTTCTACCGCTGTAGCCTTTATCTTGGCAGCAGCTGGAGTGGCTGTTGCAAAACACGGTAACAGATCTGTATCAAGTAAAAGTGGGAGTGCTGATGTTTTAGAATCTCTTGGAGTCAATATATCATTACCCCCTTCTTCAGTTGAAAGATGTTTGAAAGAGATAAATATAGCCTTTCTTTTTGCTCAAGATTTTCATAAAGCTACTAAACATGCTGCTGTACCAAGAAAAGAATTAGGAATAAGAACCATTTTTAACGTATTAGGACCTTTAACGAATCCTGCAAATGTAAAATATCAATTAATGGGTATATACGATCCAAACTTAGTTTACCCCATAGCAGAGGTTTTGAATAACTTGGGAGTTAAAAGAGCGATGGTTGTTCATGGTTCGGAAGGCATAGATGAATTTTCTCTGTCAGGAAAGAATAAAGTGGCGTTTTTAAATGAAGGTAAGATAGAAAAGTTAGAAATATCCCCGGAAGATTTAGGGCTGAAAAAATGCAGTATACAAGATATCCAAGGCGGAAGCGCAGAAGAAAATAGAAGAATAATATTAAACATATTTAACGGTGAAATGGGTCCCAAAAGGGATGTGGTCGTTTTGAATTCGGCAGCCGGGTTATATGTGGCAAACAAAGTCAACAGTTTAGAAGAAGGCATTATTTATGCACAAGAGATAATTGATAGTGGAAAAGCAATGAAAAAATTGGAAGAGATGGTAGAGTTTACTAACTTTCTATCTTTACAAGCAAAAACTTCCTAA
- a CDS encoding ROK family protein, whose amino-acid sequence MLVVGIDLGGTEIKAGLVDEKKGIIKKISRPTEVEKGNAQVIANITKTVKDLTENTEFSAIGIGSPGSIDRKNGIVRFSPNFPNWRNFELVRLIKENINVDVFLENDANAFALGEWYFGKAKGLHDFIALTIGTGIGSGVVCNNIFLTGKDGLAPELGHVVVVPNGPQCGCGNRGCVEATSSAKYIALEAKNLIDRYPDSLVLKLAGKKEKIESKHVFQAYEKNDPLASVVCNFAIDALARAIGGYVHAFNPEKIIIGGGLSRAGDALFVPLREMTKKYVMSSFADTYTIEQSSLVEDAGILGAASAAFYAEEKPL is encoded by the coding sequence ATGTTAGTAGTAGGGATCGATTTGGGAGGCACTGAGATAAAAGCTGGGTTAGTCGATGAAAAAAAGGGAATAATTAAAAAGATTTCTAGGCCTACAGAAGTTGAAAAGGGAAATGCCCAGGTAATAGCTAATATAACAAAAACAGTGAAAGATTTAACGGAAAACACTGAATTTTCAGCAATTGGAATAGGTTCACCAGGTTCTATAGATAGAAAAAATGGAATTGTGAGATTTTCACCAAACTTTCCAAACTGGCGAAATTTTGAATTAGTTCGCTTGATAAAAGAAAATATAAATGTTGACGTCTTTTTAGAAAACGATGCCAATGCCTTCGCACTTGGAGAATGGTATTTCGGGAAAGCAAAGGGGTTGCACGATTTCATTGCTTTAACCATAGGAACAGGCATAGGTTCAGGTGTAGTTTGTAACAACATATTTTTAACAGGTAAAGATGGTCTTGCCCCAGAATTGGGTCATGTTGTGGTTGTACCAAATGGTCCACAATGCGGATGTGGTAATAGAGGATGTGTTGAAGCTACTTCTTCTGCAAAATATATAGCATTAGAAGCCAAGAATTTGATAGATAGGTACCCAGACAGCCTCGTTTTAAAATTAGCCGGGAAAAAGGAAAAGATTGAATCAAAGCACGTTTTTCAAGCTTATGAAAAAAATGATCCTCTTGCCAGTGTAGTGTGTAATTTTGCCATTGATGCACTTGCACGGGCTATTGGAGGTTATGTTCATGCCTTTAATCCTGAAAAAATTATAATCGGCGGAGGATTAAGCAGAGCAGGTGATGCTCTTTTTGTCCCATTAAGAGAAATGACGAAAAAATATGTTATGAGCAGTTTCGCCGATACTTACACCATAGAACAATCATCTTTAGTGGAAGATGCAGGCATTTTAGGAGCAGCATCTGCAGCCTTTTATGCCGAAGAAAAACCCTTATAG
- a CDS encoding anthranilate synthase component II, with product MILLIDNYDSFTYNIYQTACEFDDVLVYRNDKVSVKDIEMLKPSHIIISPGPGVPKDAGISIEMIKHFKGIIPILGICLGHQCIAEAFNGKVVRAKEIFHGKTSKIYIKEKKDIFQGIDSPFEATRYHSLIVSNEMFPKELKITASTQDGEIMALRHISYQIYGVQFHPESILTTVGPRLIENFINIKVERGVSYV from the coding sequence ATGATTCTTTTGATAGACAATTACGACTCATTCACCTACAACATCTATCAAACAGCGTGTGAGTTCGATGATGTTTTGGTCTATAGAAACGACAAAGTATCTGTAAAAGATATTGAAATGCTCAAGCCTTCTCACATAATAATTTCTCCGGGTCCAGGTGTTCCCAAAGATGCTGGGATTTCCATTGAAATGATTAAACACTTCAAAGGAATAATTCCAATTCTTGGAATCTGTTTAGGCCATCAGTGTATTGCCGAGGCTTTCAATGGAAAGGTTGTCAGAGCAAAAGAGATATTCCATGGAAAGACTTCTAAGATATATATCAAAGAAAAAAAGGATATATTTCAAGGTATAGATAGCCCCTTTGAAGCTACCAGATACCATTCACTTATCGTGTCAAACGAGATGTTCCCGAAAGAATTAAAAATAACCGCCTCTACACAAGACGGAGAGATCATGGCCTTAAGGCACATTAGTTACCAAATATATGGGGTACAATTCCATCCAGAATCTATCTTAACAACAGTGGGACCGAGATTAATAGAGAATTTTATAAATATTAAAGTTGAAAGGGGTGTCAGCTATGTTTAA